The Sphingobacterium bambusae genome includes a window with the following:
- a CDS encoding SusC/RagA family TonB-linked outer membrane protein — protein sequence MMVKRVKQKSFGFPQLNLRHSGAWGAWVLLLGLQPVASAADSARTALPLWGMQQQQEIKGKVSDENGQPIAGVTVSLVNAVVSAATDEQGMFTLRLNSARGQLSFSAVGYKEQTVDAQAGQALDIVLQRDDQALDEVVVIGFGTVKKRDLTGSVTSVKPEDIVRSPASNALESIQGQVPGLDITRSSGSATSGVNLTIRGKRSLSTAPGANSPLVIIDGMQGGNISDIHPQDIASMEVLKDASSTAIYGSQGANGVIIVTTKRGREGRPVVNYNAYVGANGWAQYPEMRTGDDYIALRREAAKTAGQWSSPDDDQTLFTVGEWAALQQNQWVNWKEEVFHTGIVQNHQLSISGGNASTKGLLSGGYYRELGSFKNDALDKFNLRLNVDQNLGSMVKVGTSSQITHYDGNERADIVLWRAATNVPLGLPYDEQGAIVLWPLGREGKVSPLADEANEFTAQHRIANTNIITNGFAEIRPFAGFSFRSNLGVNLSYHNNKDFESESAIDRAGEFPNSLASIASENRSFINWDNIINYNAELGKHSIGLTALTSWTQSKLNTSYMEGTGQLVPQQLWHNIGANDKDSYVIRSGYIQSQTLSYALRANYSYQGRYLLTVSNRWDGASRLSKENKWASFPSVAAGWRVSDENWFNWKPVNDLKIRATYGQTGNSGISEYGTQSGVTGHTNAAFQDQGFVYYVYNTLIGNEDLGWERSASWNLGLDAQFFNSRVNLTADFYDTKTTDILLPRTLPTSMGSGNNTPFQIYQNIGSSNNRGLEIILNTKNLTGAFQWSTDFTFGTNREKIVDLIDGRDIIGTTTRETESLLIGRPLQSFYTFKRLGIWQANEAEEAARYFKDSEKTQSFKPGDIKLADLNGDFVIDDVNDVTYIGTTSPRWTLGFNNTFSYKNFDLNVYAIARWGQMMDYELTGAFDPQGRGNQAAYLNYWTPENPSNDFPQPSMTNFYNYLGYQTYSYVDGSYVKLKTVTLGYRVPKEMLDKWKMNTVRFYLTGNNLFSWAKSDLVQNYDAERGGSAKSPLLRQFVFGVNLDF from the coding sequence ATGATGGTAAAAAGAGTAAAACAGAAATCCTTTGGATTTCCCCAGCTGAACCTGCGCCACTCCGGCGCATGGGGAGCCTGGGTGCTGTTACTGGGATTGCAGCCTGTCGCCTCGGCAGCTGACTCTGCTCGGACAGCGCTTCCGCTGTGGGGTATGCAGCAGCAACAGGAAATTAAAGGGAAGGTATCCGACGAGAATGGACAGCCCATCGCCGGTGTAACGGTTTCCCTCGTCAATGCTGTGGTATCGGCAGCCACAGATGAGCAAGGGATGTTTACCCTACGCCTCAACAGCGCGCGAGGGCAACTGTCTTTTTCTGCGGTCGGCTATAAAGAGCAGACAGTAGACGCGCAGGCAGGGCAAGCCCTAGACATCGTACTACAGCGCGACGATCAGGCATTGGATGAGGTGGTTGTCATCGGATTTGGTACGGTAAAGAAGAGAGACCTTACGGGGTCAGTCACTTCCGTTAAACCCGAGGATATTGTGCGCTCTCCGGCCTCAAATGCGTTGGAGTCCATACAGGGGCAAGTCCCGGGACTGGATATCACCCGTTCATCGGGAAGTGCGACCTCTGGCGTGAACCTCACCATCCGTGGAAAAAGATCCCTGTCTACGGCTCCGGGTGCCAATAGTCCTTTGGTGATTATTGATGGCATGCAAGGTGGAAATATCAGCGATATACACCCACAGGATATCGCTTCCATGGAGGTGTTAAAAGATGCTTCATCTACCGCAATCTACGGTTCGCAAGGTGCGAATGGTGTTATCATCGTTACCACAAAGCGAGGGCGAGAGGGACGTCCTGTGGTGAATTACAATGCTTATGTGGGCGCTAATGGCTGGGCGCAGTATCCCGAAATGCGGACGGGCGACGATTATATTGCCTTACGCCGCGAAGCGGCAAAGACAGCTGGTCAATGGAGTAGTCCAGACGATGACCAAACGCTCTTTACCGTAGGTGAATGGGCTGCGCTACAGCAAAATCAATGGGTCAATTGGAAAGAGGAAGTCTTTCATACGGGTATTGTACAAAACCATCAGCTTTCTATTAGCGGCGGCAATGCGAGTACCAAAGGACTGCTTTCCGGCGGATACTACCGCGAGTTAGGTTCTTTCAAAAATGATGCGCTCGATAAGTTCAATCTACGCCTCAATGTTGATCAGAATTTGGGATCTATGGTGAAAGTTGGTACTTCGTCGCAGATTACGCACTATGATGGAAACGAGCGTGCGGACATTGTTTTATGGCGCGCAGCGACCAATGTGCCCTTAGGGCTGCCTTACGACGAGCAAGGAGCGATTGTCCTTTGGCCGTTGGGCAGAGAGGGAAAGGTAAGCCCATTAGCTGATGAAGCGAACGAATTCACGGCGCAGCACCGGATCGCCAACACCAATATCATTACCAATGGTTTTGCAGAGATTAGGCCGTTTGCTGGTTTCTCTTTTCGATCTAACCTCGGCGTAAACCTTTCTTACCACAATAATAAAGATTTTGAGAGCGAAAGCGCTATCGATCGGGCTGGGGAGTTTCCTAATTCCTTGGCGAGTATAGCGAGCGAAAACAGAAGTTTTATAAACTGGGATAATATTATCAACTACAATGCTGAACTGGGGAAACACAGTATCGGGCTGACGGCATTGACATCGTGGACACAATCGAAATTAAATACCTCTTACATGGAAGGAACTGGACAGTTGGTTCCGCAACAATTGTGGCATAATATCGGTGCAAATGATAAAGATTCCTATGTGATTCGCTCGGGATATATTCAAAGCCAAACGCTTTCCTATGCCCTTCGAGCAAATTACTCCTACCAAGGACGTTATCTATTAACCGTTTCCAACCGATGGGATGGTGCCTCTCGTCTGTCGAAGGAAAACAAATGGGCATCTTTCCCTTCCGTAGCTGCAGGCTGGCGGGTGAGTGATGAAAACTGGTTCAACTGGAAACCGGTGAACGATTTGAAAATTCGGGCTACCTACGGGCAAACCGGAAATTCGGGTATTAGCGAGTATGGAACGCAGTCGGGCGTAACGGGACATACCAACGCGGCTTTTCAAGACCAAGGATTTGTTTATTATGTGTATAATACCTTGATAGGTAATGAAGATCTTGGCTGGGAACGTTCAGCATCTTGGAATCTCGGATTGGACGCACAGTTTTTCAACAGCCGCGTCAACCTTACAGCGGACTTCTATGACACCAAAACAACCGATATTTTGCTGCCCCGCACCTTGCCCACATCAATGGGATCGGGCAATAATACGCCGTTTCAGATCTATCAGAACATCGGCAGTAGCAACAATCGCGGACTGGAGATTATTTTGAATACAAAGAACCTAACGGGTGCATTTCAGTGGAGCACGGACTTTACATTCGGAACCAACCGTGAGAAAATCGTTGATCTTATCGATGGTCGAGACATCATCGGTACGACAACTCGTGAAACAGAATCTTTATTGATCGGCCGACCGCTGCAGTCTTTTTATACGTTCAAAAGATTGGGGATTTGGCAGGCAAACGAAGCCGAAGAAGCTGCGCGATACTTCAAGGACAGCGAGAAAACACAGTCCTTTAAACCGGGAGATATCAAACTCGCGGATCTAAACGGCGATTTCGTTATTGATGATGTGAACGATGTGACCTACATTGGTACCACCTCGCCGCGCTGGACATTGGGTTTTAACAATACCTTTTCCTATAAAAACTTTGACCTGAACGTCTATGCCATTGCCCGATGGGGGCAAATGATGGATTACGAGCTCACGGGTGCTTTTGATCCGCAAGGACGGGGAAATCAGGCTGCTTACCTCAACTATTGGACGCCTGAAAATCCCAGTAACGATTTTCCACAACCCAGCATGACCAATTTCTACAATTACCTGGGCTATCAAACCTACAGCTATGTCGACGGATCGTACGTCAAGCTGAAAACAGTGACACTTGGTTATAGGGTGCCCAAGGAAATGCTAGACAAGTGGAAAATGAATACTGTTCGCTTCTACCTGACGGGTAACAACCTGTTTTCTTGGGCTAAGAGCGATTTGGTGCAGAACTACGATGCGGAACGCGGTGGCTCGGCGAAAAGCCCGCTGTTGCGGCAGTTTGTTTTTGGTGTTAACCTAGATTTTTAA